The following coding sequences are from one Campylobacter sp. RM16187 window:
- a CDS encoding type II toxin-antitoxin system RelE/ParE family toxin has protein sequence MQKIVDVYFYKTSLGNEPVKEWLLSLDKEDRKIIGMDIQEVEFGYPIGMPLVKKLNSKYKLWEVRSDLSSDKIARVIFTIYKDYMILLHGFIKKDQKTPQKDIDKAIERLKNINLGDLDEE, from the coding sequence TTGCAAAAGATAGTTGATGTATATTTTTATAAAACTTCTCTTGGCAATGAACCAGTTAAAGAGTGGCTATTATCTCTTGATAAAGAAGATAGAAAAATAATTGGTATGGATATACAAGAAGTTGAATTTGGTTATCCTATAGGAATGCCTTTAGTGAAAAAATTAAACAGCAAATATAAACTGTGGGAGGTGAGAAGCGATCTGTCTAGTGACAAAATAGCTAGAGTCATCTTTACTATTTATAAAGATTATATGATTTTGCTTCATGGATTTATAAAGAAAGATCAAAAAACACCGCAAAAAGATATAGATAAGGCGATAGAAAGACTTAAGAATATAAATTTAGGAGATTTGGATGAAGAATAA
- a CDS encoding helix-turn-helix transcriptional regulator, which produces MLNELYNDVGYKTLLEHISSQYKGKVVLDRKQTAAVLGIGVSTLDLRISQGRDIPRYIKMGDAKNSRIAFAITDIAAYIFQKRVKTCS; this is translated from the coding sequence ATGCTTAATGAACTATATAACGACGTAGGATACAAAACGCTTCTTGAGCACATATCTAGCCAATATAAAGGAAAGGTGGTTTTAGACAGAAAGCAAACCGCAGCGGTTCTTGGCATCGGTGTATCCACTCTTGATCTTCGTATATCGCAGGGCAGGGATATTCCACGTTATATCAAAATGGGAGATGCAAAGAATTCTCGCATAGCATTTGCGATAACTGATATTGCAGCTTATATTTTTCAAAAAAGGGTTAAAACATGCTCTTAA